TGTTACAATAACACCACCCTTATAAGCTTTTAATCCTGCAATGACACTGTCAATGCTTTCAGCATCAAGGTGATCTAAAGGTTGATCTAGAATCAAGAAGTTAGATTCTAAAAGCATCATTCTTGAAAACATCAATCTCGCTTTTTCTCCACCTGAAGTTACTTTAACATTTTTAAATACTGAATCATTTGAAAATAACATTCTTCCTAAGAAGCCTCTCATTCTTTGATCACTAACATCTTTGGTTTCTTCAGTTGAGTTGTATGGAGGTCATTTAGCAATTCATTCTAGAATTGTTATATCTTCTTTAAAATATTCTTTATTTTCATTTGGATAATAAGTGTGTTTTATTGTTTGGCCCCATTTTATAGTGCCTTTTGTTGGTTTTATCTTACCAATTAAGCATTCTAAAAATCTAGTTTTAGCAATATCATCTTCACCAATTAAAACCATTTTTTCACCACGAGCTAAAGTGAATGAAACATTTTGGAATAGTGTATTTCCTTTTTCATCAACATAAGTCAAACCTTCAACAGTTAGAATGTCTTTACCAGGTTCACGGTTAATGTCTCAATTAATATAAGGATATTTACGATTAGAAGGTTTAATTTCATCAAGAGTAATTTTTTCTAAAGATTTTTTTCTACTGGTTGCTTGTTTACTTTTAGAAGCGTTGGCGCTAAAACGAGCAATAAATGCTTTAAGTTTTTCAATTTGTACTTCTTTTTTAGCATTTGATTGTTTCATTAATTCTCTAGCTAACTCACTACTTTCTTTTCAAAAAGTGTAATTACCTGTATAAATTTTTGCTTCATTGTAATCAATGTCAACTATGTGAGTGCATATGTTATCTAAAAAGTCACTGTCGTGGCTAACTACTATAACAACATTTTGATAATCTGCTAAAAAGTTCTCTAATCATTTA
The Mycoplasmopsis fermentans PG18 DNA segment above includes these coding regions:
- a CDS encoding ABC-F family ATP-binding cassette domain-containing protein, with product MIEVNNLSKIFSDKKLFENVNLKFTAGNTYGIIGANGAGKSTFLKILAGEIEATGGQIIIEKSRRLSVLSQDHNAYDNMNVTDVVVMGNTDLYKIKQEKDAIYANPEATMEDYTRAGELEEKFGELGGWTAENDAQELLSGLQIPKNKWESKMSELTANQKIKVLLAKALFGNPDILIMDEPTNNLDLRAIKWLENFLADYQNVVIVVSHDSDFLDNICTHIVDIDYNEAKIYTGNYTFWKESSELARELMKQSNAKKEVQIEKLKAFIARFSANASKSKQATSRKKSLEKITLDEIKPSNRKYPYINWDINREPGKDILTVEGLTYVDEKGNTLFQNVSFTLARGEKMVLIGEDDIAKTRFLECLIGKIKPTKGTIKWGQTIKHTYYPNENKEYFKEDITILEWIAKWPPYNSTEETKDVSDQRMRGFLGRMLFSNDSVFKNVKVTSGGEKARLMFSRMMLLESNFLILDQPLDHLDAESIDSVIAGLKAYKGGVIVTTYNRALVNQVANVIVEIAPDKSFIYHGTLDEYEKIMNY